One window from the genome of Variovorax sp. PAMC26660 encodes:
- a CDS encoding biotin-dependent carboxyltransferase family protein, with protein MIVIQKPGLLASVQDLGRHGHRQLGICPGGALDVLSLALANRLVGNVDGAAGLELTMGGCELRFEADTRIALTGDDFSATLDGVPLWPCWSVPVRAGQTLRLTGANAAGRKKAGLRSWLAVAGGIDVPPILGSRSTDLKASFGGHEGRALRKGDRLSLGASRLSEAQRTRRPFGLRGPDWGAEEADAAIALRVLPGPEFEQFTLAARDLLWGERWRITPQSNRMGSRLAGAELKRKRGGDMLSSGVIPGTIQVPPSGLPIILMGDAQTTGGYPRIGVVIRADLWKLAQAPLNGKLRLVQVDMAQSLTAWADQQRYLRQVAQGLAAAGWPGAA; from the coding sequence ATGATCGTCATCCAGAAACCCGGCCTGCTCGCGTCGGTGCAAGACCTGGGGCGGCACGGCCATCGCCAGCTCGGCATCTGCCCGGGTGGTGCGCTCGATGTGCTCTCCCTCGCATTGGCCAACCGGCTCGTGGGCAACGTGGACGGCGCGGCCGGCCTCGAACTGACCATGGGCGGCTGCGAGCTGCGCTTCGAGGCCGACACGCGCATCGCGCTGACCGGCGACGACTTCAGCGCCACGCTCGACGGCGTGCCGCTCTGGCCCTGCTGGAGCGTGCCGGTGCGTGCCGGCCAGACACTCAGGCTCACGGGCGCCAATGCGGCGGGCCGCAAGAAAGCCGGCCTGCGCAGTTGGCTCGCGGTGGCGGGCGGCATCGACGTGCCCCCGATCCTCGGCTCGCGCAGCACCGACCTGAAGGCCAGCTTCGGCGGCCACGAGGGGCGCGCGCTGCGCAAGGGCGACCGGCTTTCGCTCGGCGCGTCGCGGCTCAGTGAGGCACAGCGCACACGCCGGCCTTTCGGCCTGCGCGGACCCGATTGGGGCGCCGAAGAAGCCGACGCGGCCATCGCCCTGCGCGTGCTGCCCGGCCCCGAGTTCGAGCAGTTCACGCTGGCCGCGCGCGATCTGCTCTGGGGCGAGCGCTGGCGCATCACGCCGCAAAGCAACCGCATGGGCAGCCGCCTTGCCGGCGCCGAACTCAAGCGCAAGCGCGGCGGCGACATGCTCTCGTCGGGCGTGATCCCCGGCACGATCCAGGTGCCGCCTTCGGGCCTGCCGATCATCCTGATGGGCGACGCGCAGACCACCGGCGGCTATCCGCGCATCGGCGTGGTGATCCGCGCCGACCTCTGGAAGCTGGCGCAGGCGCCGCTCAACGGCAAGCTGCGATTGGTGCAGGTCGACATGGCGCAATCGCTCACCGCGTGGGCCGACCAGCAGCGCTACCTGCGGCAGGTGGCACAGGGGCTCGCGGCTGCAGGCTGGCCGGGCGCGGCATAG
- a CDS encoding LysE/ArgO family amino acid transporter encodes MSAELATTAFLNGLFMSLVLIVAIGAQNAYVLRQGLRREHVSAVVLFCAASDAVLIGAGVAGMAQALKGRPMLATVLAGLGAAFLCAYGLKALWRSRQPGALQAMAQGTSLSRAAVVAQAAGFTLLNPHVYLDTVLLVGSAGAQYGGSLKVWFVAGASVASALWFTALGYGARLLAPVFARPRAWQMLDALIGGTMLVLAAMLARRAFTGL; translated from the coding sequence ATGTCAGCCGAACTCGCCACCACCGCCTTCCTGAATGGGCTCTTCATGAGCCTGGTGCTCATCGTCGCCATCGGCGCCCAGAACGCCTACGTGCTTCGCCAGGGGTTGCGGCGCGAGCATGTGAGCGCCGTGGTGCTGTTCTGCGCCGCCAGCGACGCGGTGCTGATCGGGGCCGGCGTGGCCGGCATGGCGCAGGCGCTGAAGGGGCGGCCGATGCTGGCGACGGTGCTCGCGGGGCTCGGCGCGGCGTTCCTGTGCGCCTACGGCCTGAAGGCGCTGTGGCGCTCGCGCCAGCCCGGCGCGCTGCAGGCAATGGCGCAGGGCACATCGCTTTCGCGTGCAGCCGTGGTGGCGCAGGCGGCCGGCTTCACGCTGCTGAATCCGCACGTCTACCTCGACACGGTGCTGCTGGTGGGCAGCGCCGGGGCGCAGTACGGGGGCTCGCTCAAGGTCTGGTTCGTGGCGGGCGCCTCGGTGGCGAGCGCGCTGTGGTTCACCGCGCTGGGCTATGGCGCGCGGCTGCTCGCGCCGGTGTTCGCGCGTCCGCGGGCCTGGCAGATGCTCGACGCGCTGATCGGCGGCACCATGCTCGTGCTGGCCGCCATGCTGGCCCGGCGCGCCTTCACGGGGCTTTGA
- a CDS encoding LysR family transcriptional regulator ArgP — protein MLDYAALNALAAVVREGSFERAARALNVTPSAVSQRVKALEERTGGALLVRGQPCVATEAGLHLCRHVERVGMLEHELRDTLPALGMGGGEAGERVTVRVAVNADSLATWFIAAAAAFATQEEGALLDLSVDDQDHTAERLRSGAVLAAVTALAQPVAGCNSEALGTTHYVAAASPDFVRRYFDKGVGARTLANAPSLVFDRKDRLQARWVRRICHRNVETPRHWVPSPSAFVEAACAGMGWGMHPASMVADAIREGRLVELVPGSTLPVPLYWQQARAAPQLLKKLRAAVRAAATSGPHALA, from the coding sequence ATGCTCGACTATGCCGCCCTCAACGCCCTGGCCGCCGTGGTGCGCGAAGGCAGCTTCGAGCGCGCGGCCCGCGCGCTCAATGTCACGCCCTCGGCGGTGTCGCAGCGCGTGAAGGCGCTGGAGGAGCGCACCGGCGGCGCGCTGCTGGTGCGCGGCCAGCCCTGCGTGGCAACGGAAGCGGGGTTGCATCTGTGCCGGCACGTCGAGCGTGTGGGCATGCTGGAACACGAGCTGCGCGACACCCTGCCCGCCCTTGGCATGGGCGGCGGCGAAGCGGGCGAACGCGTCACCGTGCGGGTGGCCGTCAATGCCGACAGCCTCGCGACTTGGTTCATTGCTGCTGCCGCTGCCTTCGCGACCCAGGAAGAAGGCGCACTGCTCGATCTTTCGGTGGACGACCAGGACCACACGGCCGAGCGGCTGCGCAGCGGCGCGGTGCTCGCGGCCGTGACCGCGCTGGCCCAGCCGGTGGCCGGCTGCAACAGCGAGGCGTTGGGCACGACGCACTACGTGGCGGCCGCGAGCCCCGACTTCGTGCGGCGGTATTTCGACAAAGGCGTGGGCGCCCGCACGCTGGCGAATGCACCGAGCCTCGTGTTCGACCGCAAGGACCGCCTGCAAGCGCGCTGGGTGCGCCGCATCTGCCATCGCAATGTCGAGACGCCCCGGCACTGGGTGCCCTCGCCGAGCGCGTTCGTCGAAGCGGCATGTGCCGGCATGGGTTGGGGCATGCATCCGGCCAGCATGGTGGCGGATGCGATTCGCGAAGGAAGGCTGGTGGAACTGGTGCCCGGCTCGACGCTGCCGGTGCCCCTCTATTGGCAGCAGGCGCGCGCGGCGCCGCAGTTGCTGAAGAAACTCAGAGCGGCGGTGCGTGCGGCCGCCACCAGCGGACCGCACGCACTGGCCTGA
- the pxpA gene encoding 5-oxoprolinase subunit PxpA → MHIDLNADLGEGAGSDEALLGLVSSANIACGWHAGDAKTMQQCVRWAIQHGVAIGAHPSFPDRENFGRSTMHLPPDEIVANVLYQVGALAAIVKAEGGTLSHVKAHGQLYNQAVKEPELADALCEAVRRFDPSLKFFGLAGSNMIDAARRAGLTPVEEVFADRGYMPDGSLVPRSQPGALIESEEQSIAQTLSLVRDHRVTAIDGSTVAVNAQTVCLHGDGAHALAFARRIRERLQAEGIAVRA, encoded by the coding sequence ATGCACATCGACCTCAATGCCGACCTCGGCGAAGGCGCCGGCAGCGACGAAGCGCTGCTCGGCCTCGTCAGCTCCGCCAACATCGCCTGCGGCTGGCACGCGGGCGACGCCAAGACCATGCAGCAGTGCGTGCGCTGGGCCATCCAGCACGGCGTGGCCATCGGCGCGCATCCGAGCTTTCCGGACCGCGAGAATTTCGGCCGTAGCACCATGCACCTGCCACCCGACGAGATCGTGGCCAACGTGCTCTACCAGGTCGGCGCGCTGGCTGCCATCGTCAAGGCCGAGGGCGGCACGCTCTCGCACGTCAAGGCGCATGGCCAGCTCTACAACCAGGCGGTGAAGGAGCCCGAACTCGCCGATGCGCTGTGCGAGGCGGTACGCCGCTTCGATCCCTCGCTCAAGTTCTTCGGCCTGGCCGGCAGCAACATGATCGACGCGGCGCGCCGCGCGGGCCTCACGCCCGTGGAGGAAGTGTTTGCCGACCGCGGCTACATGCCCGACGGCAGCCTGGTGCCGCGCAGCCAGCCTGGCGCGCTCATCGAGAGCGAAGAACAGTCGATTGCGCAGACGCTCTCGCTCGTGCGCGACCACCGCGTGACCGCCATCGACGGCAGCACCGTGGCCGTCAATGCACAGACCGTGTGCCTGCATGGCGACGGTGCCCATGCACTGGCCTTTGCGCGCCGCATCCGCGAGCGGCTGCAGGCCGAGGGCATTGCAGTCCGCGCCTGA
- the pxpB gene encoding 5-oxoprolinase subunit PxpB produces MSGSPPPRLHLLGDAALLCELPAPATLAQQQKIWALATQAQRWPGVGEVLPGMNNLTLTFDPTAIDLDTLTAQVLQAWPRLDIGAVEGRQIEIPVAYGGEHGPDLADVAAHTGLTPAEVVRRHSAGEYVVYLLGFLPGFAFMGGLAPELATPRRAEPRMAVPASSVGIGGEQTGIYPLVSPGGWQLIGRTPLSLFDPTAESPTLLRPGDRVRFVVESVQT; encoded by the coding sequence ATGAGCGGCTCGCCCCCGCCCCGACTGCATCTTCTGGGCGATGCAGCGCTGTTGTGCGAGCTGCCCGCGCCCGCCACGCTGGCGCAACAGCAGAAGATCTGGGCCCTGGCCACACAGGCGCAACGCTGGCCCGGTGTAGGCGAAGTGCTGCCGGGCATGAACAACCTCACGCTGACCTTCGATCCGACCGCGATCGATCTCGACACGCTCACCGCGCAGGTGCTCCAGGCCTGGCCGAGGCTCGACATCGGTGCCGTGGAAGGTCGGCAGATCGAGATTCCCGTGGCCTACGGCGGCGAGCACGGGCCCGACCTGGCCGACGTTGCGGCGCACACCGGCCTCACGCCGGCCGAGGTCGTGCGGCGCCACAGCGCGGGCGAGTACGTGGTCTACCTGCTGGGCTTTCTGCCCGGCTTTGCCTTCATGGGCGGCCTGGCGCCCGAACTCGCCACGCCGCGCCGCGCCGAGCCGCGCATGGCCGTGCCTGCCAGCTCGGTCGGCATCGGCGGCGAGCAGACCGGCATCTATCCGCTGGTGTCGCCGGGCGGCTGGCAACTGATCGGCCGCACGCCGCTGTCGCTGTTCGACCCGACGGCAGAATCGCCCACCCTGCTGCGACCCGGCGACCGGGTGCGTTTTGTCGTCGAGAGCGTGCAGACATGA
- a CDS encoding RsmD family RNA methyltransferase yields the protein MPQKKAAAPSRPAPAKRSSKPPNEVRIIGGQWKRTRLAVADKPGLRPTPDRVRETLFNWLASLAGVGGGGLPGWHCIDAFAGTGALGLEAASRGAANVVLCEQDAALVAQLQAAKTKLSAEAVHIERGNGVTALERVTAGSLHAVFLDPPFESVALYEPSLRAAARALRAGGAVYLEAPRRWTDEELAAFGLVGFRYLKAGAVHAHLLRLAADGTA from the coding sequence ATGCCCCAGAAGAAAGCCGCAGCTCCCTCCCGCCCCGCTCCCGCCAAGCGTTCGTCGAAACCGCCCAACGAGGTGCGCATCATCGGCGGCCAATGGAAGCGCACCCGCCTTGCCGTGGCCGACAAGCCCGGCCTGCGCCCCACGCCCGATCGCGTGCGCGAAACCCTGTTCAACTGGCTCGCGAGCCTGGCCGGCGTCGGCGGCGGCGGATTGCCGGGCTGGCATTGCATCGATGCCTTCGCGGGCACCGGCGCGCTCGGCCTGGAAGCCGCGTCGCGTGGCGCAGCCAACGTGGTGCTGTGCGAGCAGGACGCTGCCCTGGTCGCGCAACTGCAGGCCGCGAAGACCAAGCTGTCGGCCGAGGCCGTGCACATCGAGCGCGGCAATGGCGTCACGGCGCTCGAGCGCGTGACGGCCGGCAGCCTGCACGCCGTCTTCCTCGATCCGCCTTTCGAGAGCGTCGCGCTCTACGAACCGTCCCTGCGCGCGGCCGCACGCGCGCTGCGTGCCGGCGGTGCCGTGTACCTGGAGGCGCCGCGTCGCTGGACGGACGAAGAACTCGCCGCTTTCGGCCTCGTCGGTTTCCGTTACCTGAAAGCCGGCGCCGTGCATGCCCACCTGCTGCGGCTTGCAGCGGATGGGACTGCATAA
- a CDS encoding LysR family transcriptional regulator, whose protein sequence is MNTRFLETLVMLDRLKSFRETAQMLCTTQAAVSKRIEALEEELGVQLVDRTQRALKLTIIGEQVVCQAEQMLALEKQLKLSVHPDAPPSGRVRIGVIETVVHTWLTPLIHMLSERLPAIEPDITVDTAHNLREQFRHRKFDMLIQNDDIADVACNDGATVTPLCRFPMLWIARPAVLPKARTLRLEDLERVPVLTFSRTSGPRAHVRALFAGRATEPRVCSFPSVQSIIQLTKGGFGVAAIPPIFVREELAEGYLEIRGGPALPPMVITVAHARDTAPAVHAVTKLTRAIVADYCAEAGEEWVSALSPAPLS, encoded by the coding sequence GTGAACACACGATTCCTCGAGACGCTCGTCATGCTCGATCGGCTCAAGAGCTTTCGCGAGACCGCGCAGATGCTGTGCACCACCCAGGCCGCCGTGTCCAAGCGCATCGAAGCGCTGGAGGAAGAGCTGGGCGTGCAGCTTGTCGACCGCACGCAGCGTGCGCTCAAGCTCACGATCATCGGAGAACAGGTGGTGTGCCAGGCCGAGCAAATGCTCGCCCTCGAGAAGCAACTGAAGCTGTCCGTCCACCCCGACGCGCCCCCTTCGGGCCGGGTGCGCATCGGCGTCATCGAAACGGTGGTGCACACCTGGCTGACACCGCTGATCCACATGCTGAGCGAGCGGCTGCCGGCCATCGAGCCCGACATCACCGTCGACACGGCACACAACCTGCGCGAGCAGTTCAGGCATCGCAAGTTCGACATGCTGATCCAGAACGACGACATCGCGGACGTGGCCTGCAATGACGGCGCGACCGTCACGCCGCTGTGCCGCTTTCCGATGCTGTGGATCGCACGCCCGGCGGTGCTGCCCAAGGCGCGGACCTTGCGGCTGGAAGACCTGGAACGCGTGCCGGTGCTCACCTTCTCCCGCACCTCGGGGCCGCGCGCGCATGTCAGGGCGCTGTTCGCGGGGCGGGCGACGGAGCCGCGCGTGTGCAGCTTTCCGTCGGTGCAGTCGATCATCCAGCTCACGAAGGGCGGCTTCGGCGTGGCGGCGATCCCGCCGATCTTCGTGCGCGAAGAACTGGCCGAGGGCTACCTCGAAATTCGCGGAGGGCCCGCGCTGCCGCCGATGGTGATCACCGTGGCCCATGCGCGCGACACGGCGCCTGCCGTGCACGCGGTCACCAAGCTCACGCGGGCCATCGTGGCCGACTACTGCGCCGAGGCGGGTGAGGAATGGGTCAGCGCGCTGTCGCCCGCACCGCTGTCATGA
- the coaD gene encoding pantetheine-phosphate adenylyltransferase — protein MASNVIAVYPGTFDPITLGHEDVVRRATQLFSKVIVAVAAGHHKKALFTLSERMDMAREAVKPYSDQVTVESFSGLLRDFVVARGGKAMVRGLRAVTDFDYEFQLAGMNRSLMPDVETVFLTPSDKYQFISSTFVREIAMLGGEVNKFVSPNVEQQLAAKVRSLGRE, from the coding sequence ATGGCCAGCAACGTGATCGCGGTTTATCCCGGCACATTCGACCCCATCACCCTCGGTCACGAGGACGTGGTGCGGCGCGCAACCCAGCTTTTCTCCAAGGTGATCGTCGCTGTCGCGGCGGGCCATCACAAGAAGGCGCTCTTCACGCTCTCCGAACGCATGGACATGGCACGCGAGGCGGTCAAGCCGTACAGCGACCAGGTCACGGTCGAGAGCTTCTCCGGCCTGCTGCGCGACTTCGTCGTCGCGCGCGGCGGCAAGGCCATGGTGCGCGGCCTGCGCGCCGTGACCGACTTCGACTACGAGTTCCAGCTCGCAGGCATGAACCGCTCGCTGATGCCCGATGTCGAGACCGTGTTCCTCACGCCCAGCGACAAGTACCAGTTCATCTCCAGCACCTTCGTGCGCGAGATTGCGATGCTCGGTGGCGAGGTCAACAAGTTCGTCTCGCCGAACGTGGAGCAGCAACTCGCGGCCAAGGTCCGCAGCCTCGGCCGTGAATAA
- a CDS encoding M16 family metallopeptidase — protein sequence MITLKKIAQCALFTGVTAIFGMTSAQAALPIQHWTLANGAKIYLVSTNALPIVDVQVDFDAGSRRDPAPQAGLASTTAAMVEKGVRAGKNGEPALDQNALGEAWADLGASFDVGAGTDRTSFSLRTLSDPALLNKAVTLASREIGEPAFPDDVWQRERERINAAIKEANTKPATLAGRAFAQAVYGVHPYGQEVTEATLARIDTAAMRQRYQQLMVPCRAKLSIVGAVTRAEAETMATALLSRLPSAEACTPLPTIAPVAALTAPKDERIPFDSAQAHVFIGQPGYPRKDPDHFALTLGNYVLGGGGFVSRLTNEVREKRGLTYSIYSGFAPGLEAGAFRIGFQTRPDQAEEAIKVSREVLAKFVAEGPTASELKAAKDNLIGGFPLLLDSNRKLIGNVANIAWHDLPLDYLDTWTARMNAVTAAEVKAAFERKLQPARMVTVVVGGK from the coding sequence ATGATTACTCTTAAAAAGATAGCGCAGTGCGCCCTGTTCACGGGCGTTACGGCAATTTTTGGCATGACCAGCGCGCAGGCCGCGCTGCCCATCCAGCACTGGACGCTGGCCAACGGCGCCAAGATTTACCTGGTGTCGACCAACGCGCTGCCGATCGTCGACGTGCAGGTCGACTTCGACGCCGGCAGCCGCCGCGACCCTGCGCCGCAGGCGGGCCTGGCCAGCACCACGGCAGCCATGGTCGAGAAGGGCGTGCGCGCCGGCAAGAACGGCGAGCCGGCGCTCGACCAGAACGCGCTGGGCGAGGCCTGGGCCGATCTGGGCGCCAGCTTCGACGTGGGCGCGGGCACCGACCGCACCAGCTTCTCGCTGCGCACGCTGTCCGACCCGGCACTGCTGAACAAGGCGGTGACGCTGGCCTCGCGCGAGATCGGCGAGCCGGCCTTCCCCGACGACGTGTGGCAGCGCGAGCGCGAACGCATCAATGCCGCCATCAAGGAAGCCAACACCAAGCCCGCGACCCTCGCGGGCCGCGCGTTCGCGCAGGCGGTGTACGGCGTGCATCCCTACGGCCAGGAGGTCACCGAGGCCACGCTGGCGCGCATCGACACCGCCGCCATGCGCCAGCGCTACCAGCAGCTCATGGTGCCGTGCCGCGCCAAGCTGAGCATCGTGGGCGCCGTCACGCGCGCCGAAGCCGAGACCATGGCCACCGCGCTGCTGTCGCGGCTGCCCAGCGCAGAGGCGTGCACGCCGCTGCCAACGATCGCGCCGGTGGCCGCGCTGACGGCACCGAAGGACGAGCGCATTCCGTTCGACTCGGCGCAGGCCCATGTCTTCATCGGCCAGCCCGGCTATCCGCGCAAGGACCCGGATCACTTCGCGCTCACGCTGGGCAACTACGTGCTGGGCGGCGGTGGCTTTGTCTCGCGCCTGACCAATGAAGTGCGCGAGAAGCGCGGGCTCACGTACAGCATCTACAGCGGCTTCGCGCCGGGGCTCGAGGCGGGCGCGTTCCGCATCGGCTTCCAGACCCGGCCCGACCAGGCTGAAGAAGCGATCAAGGTGTCGCGCGAAGTGCTGGCCAAGTTCGTGGCCGAGGGCCCGACCGCCAGCGAGCTGAAGGCGGCGAAGGACAACCTGATCGGTGGTTTTCCGCTGCTGCTGGACAGCAACCGCAAGCTGATCGGCAATGTCGCCAACATCGCCTGGCATGACCTGCCGCTGGACTACCTCGACACCTGGACCGCGCGCATGAACGCAGTCACGGCGGCCGAGGTCAAGGCGGCTTTCGAGCGCAAGCTGCAGCCGGCGCGCATGGTGACGGTGGTGGTGGGCGGCAAGTAA